Proteins found in one Gloeocapsopsis sp. IPPAS B-1203 genomic segment:
- a CDS encoding GGDEF domain-containing protein — protein sequence MHSSILTVGGQDFFDKLPYQIRHGTDFTVEFAINVNEAQNWIEVRPPDILLVQAGLEQSLDLCQWLKQQAPLSWIYCILVEDRVQLIEERKRANWDWEFDATATALEEAADAYIWLPDDLNLDKLQPITRLLLAHIQVGLRKVKKYRDLIQKNDVLSTIAYIDALTELNNRRALESNLLRQIRTSRNYKIPLSILMLDVDYFKVVNDTYGHLIGDRILKLLSSRLRYNLRSNDIPFRYGGEEFVILLHNTNCQDASVVARRLQRIVSEQPFVINNYLAIPVTISIGTSCLRASDDPEGVQILARADEYLLQAKAAGRNCIVNCTD from the coding sequence ATGCACTCTTCAATTTTGACTGTTGGCGGACAAGATTTTTTTGACAAGCTGCCATACCAGATTCGGCATGGAACAGACTTTACTGTAGAATTTGCTATTAATGTCAACGAAGCACAAAATTGGATCGAGGTTAGACCACCAGATATTCTTCTGGTACAAGCTGGCTTAGAGCAAAGTTTAGATCTTTGCCAGTGGCTGAAACAGCAAGCACCCTTATCGTGGATATATTGCATTCTCGTCGAGGATCGCGTACAACTTATCGAAGAAAGAAAGCGTGCAAATTGGGATTGGGAATTTGATGCAACTGCTACAGCATTAGAAGAAGCTGCTGATGCTTATATATGGCTACCAGATGATTTGAATTTAGATAAATTGCAACCAATTACACGTTTGTTACTTGCCCATATTCAAGTTGGTTTACGTAAGGTAAAAAAATACCGCGACCTGATTCAAAAAAATGATGTTCTATCAACGATCGCATATATAGATGCCTTGACAGAACTCAATAATAGACGCGCTTTAGAAAGTAATTTACTTCGCCAAATTAGAACTAGCCGAAACTACAAAATTCCTTTAAGTATTTTGATGCTAGATGTCGATTATTTTAAAGTTGTCAATGATACATACGGACATTTAATTGGCGATCGCATTCTCAAATTACTGAGTTCGCGCTTGCGCTATAACTTGCGATCAAACGACATTCCCTTTCGCTACGGTGGTGAGGAATTTGTGATTTTGCTGCATAACACTAACTGTCAAGACGCATCAGTCGTTGCTCGTCGATTGCAACGCATTGTGAGTGAGCAACCATTTGTCATTAATAATTATTTGGCAATTCCCGTTACAATCAGTATCGGGACAAGTTGTCTTAGAGCCTCTGACGATCCTGAAGGCGTACAGATCTTAGCCCGCGCTGACGAATATTTGTTGCAAGCTAAAGCTGCTGGCAGAAACTGTATTGTCAATTGCACAGACTAA
- a CDS encoding DUF3122 domain-containing protein: MVRLRRKRRSLYQNLLQTVLWLLLLGIWTIIIFLGIGTFISQPVLAAVSQIEAPGEILYRSQQRLTDSSGNSWQVILFKQAKPGQSALINLRLVGFPTVAELVHPQPLRITTPTGDTLTANDVFLDEAPAPTIAQYDFKDVLPNLPTESLKLSLPLVGDRFIHITVPRFVVQEWQEVAAT, from the coding sequence ATGGTGCGTTTGAGAAGAAAACGAAGGTCATTGTACCAAAATCTTTTGCAAACTGTGCTTTGGCTGTTACTACTAGGAATATGGACAATAATTATATTCTTAGGTATTGGAACTTTCATCTCACAGCCAGTACTTGCAGCGGTTAGTCAAATTGAAGCACCAGGAGAAATACTGTATCGTTCTCAGCAGAGATTAACAGATTCTTCCGGAAATTCCTGGCAAGTCATTTTGTTTAAACAAGCGAAACCTGGACAATCAGCTTTAATTAATTTAAGACTCGTAGGATTTCCAACAGTTGCAGAGTTAGTTCATCCACAACCACTCCGAATTACAACGCCTACAGGCGACACTTTGACAGCAAATGATGTGTTTTTAGATGAAGCACCTGCACCAACAATTGCTCAATATGACTTCAAAGATGTTTTACCAAATTTACCTACAGAATCATTAAAACTGAGTTTACCTTTAGTTGGCGATCGCTTCATTCATATTACTGTTCCACGCTTTGTTGTACAGGAATGGCAAGAAGTTGCAGCTACATAG
- a CDS encoding Uma2 family endonuclease, with protein sequence MVNPPPVLNTVPTDTWVAAAWEDFLTFADDPTLVSGRFYYDEGCMRIEMSPLGSAHGQDNSVVSTVIVLYAAMKNIAIKELTNTSFRKARLQEAQPDIAYYVGKNLRFPPRNNAPVNLNELDPPTLVVEVAASSLEDDSNRKQKLYQRMGVQEYWVVDVNAGKVIVSCLTPTQSHFIRESQVLPGLDINLVEEALKRSQTEDDGAISRWLIATLNQQ encoded by the coding sequence ATGGTTAATCCACCTCCAGTCTTAAACACCGTTCCTACTGACACCTGGGTAGCAGCAGCTTGGGAAGATTTTCTGACGTTTGCGGACGATCCGACTTTAGTAAGTGGAAGGTTTTACTACGATGAAGGCTGCATGAGGATTGAGATGTCGCCATTAGGTTCTGCGCACGGTCAAGATAATTCCGTTGTTTCTACCGTTATTGTTTTATATGCAGCAATGAAGAACATTGCAATTAAAGAATTGACAAACACCAGTTTTAGAAAAGCTCGATTGCAAGAAGCACAACCTGATATTGCATACTATGTCGGCAAAAACTTGAGATTTCCGCCGCGTAATAATGCACCTGTAAACTTAAATGAACTCGATCCACCAACACTTGTAGTTGAAGTTGCGGCTTCTTCCCTAGAAGACGATAGCAATCGCAAACAAAAGCTTTATCAACGCATGGGCGTACAAGAATACTGGGTTGTTGATGTTAATGCAGGTAAAGTGATTGTAAGTTGTTTAACACCAACACAGAGTCATTTCATTCGTGAATCACAAGTGTTACCAGGACTAGATATTAACTTAGTAGAAGAAGCCTTGAAACGTTCTCAAACTGAAGATGACGGGGCAATTAGTCGGTGGTTAATTGCTACACTAAATCAACAATAA
- the leuS gene encoding leucine--tRNA ligase — MGTETITGVTFVESRYNPAAIEEKWQQTWADLGLDKTQTDSAKQKFYALSMFPYPSGSLHMGHVRNYVITDVIARQKRMQGYRVLHPMGWDAFGLPAENAAIDRGIPPAKWTYQNIGQMRSQLQRLGLSIDWDREVATCSPDYYKWTQWIFLQFLQAGLAYQKEAAVNWDPIDQTVLANEQVDSEGRSWRSGAKVERKLLRQWFLKITDYAEELLNDLDKLPGWPERVKLMQANWIGKSIGAYLEFPIVDSDEKIGVYTTRPDTVYGVTYVVLAPEHPLTKRVTTPEQQAAVEAFVQEVANQSELERTAEDKPKRGIPTGGKAIHPFTGEEIPIWIADYVLYEYGTGAVMGVPAHDVRDFKFAQEKNLPIKVVIIPENSDASTLTAAYVEPGIVVNSGEFDGMASTDAKEAIVKHAEKHGFGNARIQYRLRDWLISRQRYWGAPIPVIHCPNCGIVPVPDEDLPVELPEEVEFTGRGGSPLTQLDWVNVPCPTCGTPAKRETDTMDTFIDSSWYYLRYPDARNDQQAFDPAKTNDWMPVDQYVGGIEHAILHLLYSRFFTKVLRDRGLLNFDEPFQRLLTQGMVQGTTYKNPVTGKYISPAQVDPNDPKDPETGEPLQVFYEKMSKSKYNGIDPEEVLAKYGVDTARMFILFKAPPEKDLEWEDADVEGQFRFLNRVWRLVTDYSNQPAVVSQQPASTKPEKELRRAIHTAIKAVSEDLEGEYQFNTAVSELMKLSNALADAPCKDSAIYTEGIQTLLILLAPFAPHIAEELWHSLGNTESIHIQPWLKYDESALVADEITLVVQINGKKRGDLQVPAQADKAELEKFARESEAAQRYIEGKDVKKVIVVPGKLVNFVVG; from the coding sequence ATGGGGACAGAGACAATAACAGGAGTGACTTTCGTGGAGTCGCGTTACAACCCCGCAGCAATCGAGGAAAAGTGGCAACAAACTTGGGCTGATCTTGGTTTAGACAAAACTCAGACAGATAGTGCTAAGCAAAAATTTTATGCGCTATCAATGTTTCCCTATCCATCGGGTAGTCTGCACATGGGTCATGTTCGTAACTATGTTATTACGGATGTTATCGCCCGACAAAAGCGAATGCAAGGATATCGGGTGTTACACCCTATGGGTTGGGACGCTTTTGGTTTACCTGCAGAAAATGCAGCAATTGATCGCGGAATACCACCAGCAAAGTGGACGTATCAAAATATTGGCCAGATGCGATCGCAACTTCAACGCTTAGGCTTATCAATTGACTGGGATCGCGAAGTCGCTACGTGTTCGCCTGATTATTACAAGTGGACGCAGTGGATTTTCTTGCAATTTCTTCAAGCAGGACTTGCATATCAAAAAGAAGCCGCAGTCAATTGGGACCCGATCGATCAAACTGTCCTCGCTAACGAACAAGTAGATAGTGAAGGGCGATCGTGGCGCAGTGGTGCGAAAGTAGAACGCAAATTGTTACGTCAGTGGTTCTTGAAAATCACCGATTACGCTGAAGAATTGTTAAATGATCTTGACAAACTACCAGGATGGCCTGAGCGCGTCAAGTTAATGCAAGCAAACTGGATTGGTAAGTCAATCGGTGCGTACTTGGAATTTCCCATTGTCGATTCGGATGAAAAAATCGGCGTTTACACAACACGCCCTGACACTGTTTATGGCGTAACGTATGTTGTCTTAGCACCCGAACATCCTTTAACAAAGCGCGTCACCACGCCCGAACAGCAAGCCGCAGTAGAAGCATTCGTGCAAGAAGTTGCAAACCAAAGTGAATTAGAACGCACCGCTGAAGATAAACCGAAGCGGGGAATTCCGACAGGTGGTAAAGCAATTCATCCCTTTACTGGCGAAGAAATTCCAATTTGGATCGCAGATTATGTCTTGTACGAATACGGTACTGGTGCAGTCATGGGAGTTCCCGCCCACGATGTGCGTGATTTCAAATTTGCCCAAGAGAAGAATTTACCAATCAAAGTTGTGATTATTCCTGAAAACAGTGACGCATCAACACTAACAGCAGCATACGTTGAACCAGGAATTGTGGTAAATTCGGGTGAATTTGATGGGATGGCTTCTACAGATGCGAAAGAAGCGATTGTCAAACACGCCGAGAAACATGGTTTTGGTAATGCACGAATTCAGTATCGCCTGCGCGATTGGTTAATTTCTCGACAGCGATATTGGGGCGCACCGATCCCTGTGATTCATTGTCCTAACTGTGGCATAGTCCCAGTTCCCGATGAGGATTTACCTGTAGAATTGCCAGAAGAAGTTGAATTTACAGGTCGTGGTGGTTCGCCTTTAACGCAATTAGACTGGGTAAATGTACCTTGTCCAACTTGTGGAACGCCCGCTAAACGGGAGACTGATACGATGGATACATTTATTGATTCGTCGTGGTATTATTTGCGTTATCCTGATGCGAGAAACGATCAACAGGCGTTTGATCCAGCAAAAACGAATGATTGGATGCCAGTCGATCAATATGTTGGCGGTATCGAACACGCGATTTTGCACTTGTTGTACTCGCGATTCTTTACTAAAGTATTGCGCGATAGAGGCTTATTAAACTTTGACGAACCTTTCCAACGCCTGTTAACGCAAGGGATGGTACAAGGAACAACCTACAAAAATCCTGTTACAGGTAAGTACATTTCACCCGCACAAGTCGATCCTAACGATCCTAAAGATCCCGAAACTGGCGAACCGTTGCAAGTCTTCTATGAGAAGATGTCTAAATCTAAATACAACGGTATTGATCCTGAAGAAGTCTTAGCCAAATATGGTGTGGATACTGCACGGATGTTTATCTTATTCAAAGCACCTCCAGAAAAAGACTTAGAGTGGGAAGACGCCGATGTTGAAGGACAATTTCGCTTTTTAAATCGTGTTTGGCGTTTAGTCACCGATTACAGCAATCAGCCAGCAGTCGTTAGTCAGCAACCAGCATCAACCAAACCAGAAAAAGAACTGCGACGGGCGATTCATACTGCAATTAAAGCTGTGAGTGAAGACTTAGAAGGCGAATATCAATTTAATACCGCCGTTTCTGAGTTAATGAAATTAAGTAACGCACTTGCTGATGCACCGTGCAAAGACTCGGCAATTTACACTGAAGGTATTCAAACTTTACTAATATTGCTAGCACCTTTTGCACCTCATATTGCTGAGGAATTGTGGCACAGTTTGGGTAACACCGAATCAATTCACATTCAACCTTGGTTGAAATACGATGAATCAGCCTTAGTCGCTGACGAAATCACGTTAGTAGTTCAAATCAACGGTAAAAAACGCGGTGACTTACAAGTACCCGCGCAAGCTGACAAAGCTGAACTTGAAAAGTTTGCCCGCGAATCTGAAGCTGCGCAGCGTTACATCGAAGGTAAAGACGTAAAAAAGGTCATTGTTGTACCTGGAAAACTTGTCAACTTCGTCGTTGGATAA
- a CDS encoding ATP-dependent Zn protease, with the protein MSQTALNLTAIAIFLTTMTALLGPMFNLSPTLPAIATFSLLGLATLDSFGLQGKGGTLILDWLASFSPQHRDRIIRHEAGHFLVAHLLGIPVTGYALSAWEALQQKHPGQGGVSFDDTEVASQLAQGTISAQLLDRYCTIWMAGIAAETLVYDRAEGGADDRQHLQTVLSSLGFSAASVELKQRFCSLQACTLLKQNWATYEALVTAMQERTDVASCSDLIDSLTLKSNLVG; encoded by the coding sequence ATGAGTCAAACTGCGCTTAATTTAACGGCGATCGCCATATTTCTAACGACAATGACAGCTTTGCTAGGACCAATGTTTAATCTGTCCCCTACACTTCCCGCGATCGCGACTTTTAGCCTTCTAGGGCTTGCTACGTTAGATAGTTTCGGCTTACAGGGTAAGGGCGGTACACTAATACTAGACTGGTTAGCAAGTTTTTCTCCTCAACACCGCGATCGCATTATTCGCCATGAAGCTGGACACTTTCTTGTCGCGCATCTTTTAGGCATTCCGGTTACAGGCTATGCTTTAAGTGCTTGGGAAGCTTTACAACAAAAACATCCAGGACAAGGTGGGGTAAGCTTTGATGATACCGAAGTTGCATCTCAACTCGCCCAGGGAACAATCTCAGCTCAATTGTTAGATCGTTACTGTACAATCTGGATGGCAGGAATCGCTGCAGAAACCTTAGTATACGATCGCGCCGAAGGTGGTGCTGATGACCGTCAACATCTTCAGACCGTGCTTTCATCGTTGGGATTTTCTGCTGCAAGTGTAGAACTGAAGCAGCGATTTTGTAGCTTACAAGCGTGTACCTTACTAAAACAAAATTGGGCAACGTATGAAGCTTTAGTTACTGCAATGCAAGAACGCACTGATGTTGCTAGTTGTAGTGATTTAATTGATTCATTAACACTAAAATCAAATCTAGTTGGTTAA
- the ppsA gene encoding phosphoenolpyruvate synthase: MMLQTTVAQTAGKQAFVLELDTVSLADLALVGGKNASLGEMIQQLSNQGINVPSGFATTATAYRYFMQSAGLEAELGKLFADLDIEDVNQLRQKGRQARSLILQTSFPTELEEAIATAYNHLCQRYGFDTDVAVRSSATAEDLPDASFAGQQETYLNVHGLAAVLDACHRCFASLFTDRAISYRQIKGFDHLDVALSVGVQKMVRSDMAASGVMFSIDTESGFKDAVLITAAYGLGENVVQGMVNPDEYLVFKPTLKAGFRPILEKRIGTKELKLVYDVGGSKQTKNIPVPLDDRTQFTLNDEEVLQLARWACLIEDHYSQVRGTFTPMDIEWAKDGITGEMFIVQARPETVQSQKHQNVLRSYSLQERSRVLVTGRSIGEAIGQGKVRVILDVHKLDQFKAGEVLVTYKTDPDWEPIMKKASAIVTNQGGRTCHAAIIARELGIPAIVGSGNAISLLKTGQEVTVSCAEGEEGKVYQGILPYEVQEVTLENLPRTRTQIMINLGNPAEAFGVAAIPNDGVGLARLEFIIANHIKVHPLALIHFNELPEDAIKDQIATLTSQYEHKPQYFVNKLAQGVATIAAAFYPKPVVVRLSDFKSNEYANLLGGRDFEPQEENPMIGWRGASRYYSDRYHEGFALECQAIKKVREEMGLTNVILMVPFCRTPDEGRQVLAEMAKHGLVQGENGLQVYVMCELPSNVLLAEEFSQVFDGFSIGSNDLTQLALGLDRDSAMVADLFDERNDAVKKLVQMAIATAKQYNRKIGICGQAPSDYPEFARFLVEQGIDSISLNPDSVLKTLLQIAAVEGIEVKS, encoded by the coding sequence TTGATGTTGCAAACTACGGTTGCTCAAACTGCTGGTAAGCAAGCTTTCGTGTTGGAACTAGATACAGTTAGCTTAGCTGATCTCGCCTTGGTGGGTGGTAAAAATGCTTCTCTAGGAGAAATGATCCAGCAACTATCCAACCAAGGAATCAACGTTCCCAGTGGTTTTGCTACCACCGCAACGGCTTATCGCTACTTTATGCAGTCGGCTGGATTGGAAGCAGAATTAGGTAAATTGTTTGCAGATTTAGATATTGAAGATGTCAACCAACTACGACAAAAAGGTAGACAAGCACGTTCCTTAATTTTGCAAACCTCATTTCCCACAGAACTAGAAGAAGCGATCGCCACTGCTTACAATCATTTGTGTCAGCGTTACGGTTTTGATACCGATGTTGCGGTGCGTTCTAGTGCTACTGCTGAAGATTTACCCGATGCAAGTTTTGCCGGACAACAGGAAACTTATCTCAATGTCCACGGATTAGCCGCAGTTCTCGACGCTTGTCATCGATGCTTTGCTTCCTTGTTTACAGATCGGGCAATTTCCTATCGCCAAATCAAAGGATTTGATCACTTAGATGTTGCACTTTCTGTCGGCGTGCAAAAGATGGTGCGATCGGATATGGCTGCTTCAGGAGTTATGTTTTCGATTGATACCGAATCTGGTTTTAAAGACGCAGTGTTGATTACTGCTGCTTACGGGTTAGGGGAAAATGTCGTCCAAGGAATGGTTAACCCTGATGAATACTTGGTGTTTAAACCAACCTTAAAAGCTGGCTTCCGCCCGATTTTAGAAAAGCGCATTGGGACAAAAGAACTGAAACTTGTTTACGATGTTGGTGGTTCTAAACAAACAAAAAACATCCCTGTACCCCTTGACGATCGCACACAGTTCACCCTTAACGACGAGGAAGTTTTGCAACTAGCGCGGTGGGCTTGCTTGATTGAAGATCACTATTCCCAAGTGCGAGGAACTTTCACCCCGATGGACATTGAATGGGCGAAAGACGGGATTACAGGAGAAATGTTTATTGTCCAAGCGCGTCCTGAAACGGTGCAATCGCAAAAACATCAGAATGTATTGCGAAGTTACTCGCTGCAAGAACGTAGTCGAGTCCTCGTGACAGGACGCAGTATTGGCGAAGCAATCGGTCAAGGAAAAGTCCGCGTGATTCTAGACGTTCACAAACTCGATCAGTTTAAAGCGGGAGAAGTTTTGGTGACTTATAAAACCGATCCTGACTGGGAACCGATCATGAAAAAAGCGAGTGCGATTGTCACCAACCAAGGCGGACGGACGTGTCATGCTGCAATCATTGCCCGCGAGTTAGGAATTCCGGCGATCGTTGGTAGTGGTAATGCAATTAGTTTGTTGAAAACTGGTCAAGAAGTCACAGTTTCTTGTGCTGAAGGTGAAGAAGGTAAAGTTTATCAAGGCATATTACCTTATGAAGTTCAAGAAGTAACGCTGGAAAATTTACCGCGCACCCGCACGCAAATCATGATTAACTTGGGTAATCCTGCAGAAGCGTTTGGTGTGGCTGCAATTCCTAATGATGGTGTCGGATTAGCACGGTTGGAGTTTATTATCGCTAACCATATTAAGGTGCATCCGTTGGCGTTGATTCACTTTAATGAACTTCCAGAAGATGCAATCAAAGATCAAATTGCCACATTAACTTCGCAATATGAACATAAACCGCAATACTTTGTGAATAAGTTAGCGCAAGGTGTAGCAACAATTGCGGCAGCTTTTTACCCAAAACCTGTAGTCGTCAGGCTATCAGATTTTAAGAGCAATGAATATGCCAATCTCTTAGGTGGACGCGATTTTGAACCACAAGAAGAAAACCCTATGATTGGCTGGCGCGGCGCATCTCGGTATTATAGCGATCGCTACCATGAAGGCTTTGCTTTGGAGTGTCAAGCTATCAAGAAAGTCCGCGAAGAAATGGGCTTGACAAATGTCATCTTAATGGTTCCGTTTTGTCGCACTCCTGATGAAGGACGTCAAGTTTTAGCAGAGATGGCAAAACATGGCTTGGTACAAGGTGAAAACGGGTTACAAGTTTATGTCATGTGTGAATTGCCTAGCAATGTACTGTTAGCTGAGGAATTCAGCCAAGTTTTTGATGGCTTTTCGATTGGTTCTAATGATTTGACCCAACTTGCATTAGGTTTAGACCGCGATTCAGCAATGGTTGCAGACTTATTTGATGAACGCAATGATGCTGTGAAAAAATTAGTTCAAATGGCGATCGCAACTGCGAAACAATACAATCGCAAAATTGGTATTTGCGGTCAAGCACCCAGCGATTATCCCGAATTTGCCCGTTTCTTAGTTGAGCAAGGAATTGATTCAATTAGCCTCAACCCCGATTCTGTACTTAAAACTCTACTACAAATCGCCGCAGTAGAAGGAATAGAAGTCAAATCATAA
- a CDS encoding universal stress protein: MYTRILVALDRSPMGEQVFQQAIDVAKATNANVMLLHVLSPEEQGSPDTSLMREEYYPGLSSEIAELHRQQWREFEQQGIEMLRDRSEQASRMGVKAAFEQVFGTPSRAICDYARQWNADLIILGRRGHSSLKELFLGSVSNYVLHHAPASVLTIQSVSKESPQDSQKQQVEALS, translated from the coding sequence ATGTACACCAGAATTCTCGTTGCACTCGATCGTTCTCCTATGGGCGAACAAGTTTTTCAACAAGCAATTGATGTGGCTAAAGCAACGAATGCTAATGTCATGTTGTTGCACGTTCTTTCTCCAGAGGAACAAGGAAGTCCAGATACTTCTTTGATGAGAGAAGAATACTATCCTGGTTTAAGCAGTGAAATTGCCGAGTTGCATCGTCAGCAATGGCGGGAGTTTGAACAACAAGGAATTGAGATGCTACGCGATCGCAGCGAACAAGCCTCTCGTATGGGTGTTAAAGCTGCTTTTGAGCAGGTTTTTGGTACTCCTAGTCGTGCGATTTGTGACTATGCACGTCAATGGAATGCTGATTTAATTATCTTAGGAAGGCGCGGTCATTCTAGTCTAAAAGAGTTGTTTCTTGGTAGTGTGAGTAATTATGTTCTTCATCACGCTCCTGCTTCAGTTTTGACGATTCAATCTGTTAGTAAAGAAAGTCCTCAAGACAGTCAAAAACAACAAGTAGAAGCATTATCTTAG